The genome window CCCACGCTGCCGCTGTCGCCGTATCGAGAGATCGGACGCGATGAATGGGCGCGACTTGCGGCAGGACTCGACCAGCCGCTCACCGAGACCGAGGTCGTGGAGCTCCGCGGCATCGGAGACCGCCTCGACCTGACCGAGGTGCGCGAGGTCTATCTCCCGCTGAGCCGGCTGCTCAGCCTCTACGCGACGGCCACGAAGCGACTGGGCGCCGCGACGAGCTCGTTCCTGCAGGAGGACGACACCACGACTCCGTTCGTCGTGGGTGTCGCCGGCTCCGTCGCGGTGGGAAAGTCGACGATCGCCCGTCTGCTGCGCGAGCTGATGAGCCGGTGGCCGGGCACACCGCGCGTCGAGCTCGTGACGACCGACGGCTTCCTCTACCCGAACGCCGAGCTCGAGCGCAGGGGACTCATGGAGCGCAAGGGCTTCCCCGAGTCGTACGACCGGCGCGCGCTGCTCGAGTTCCTCACCGAGGTGAAGAGCGGCGCGGCC of Microbacterium sp. LWH13-1.2 contains these proteins:
- the coaA gene encoding type I pantothenate kinase, which translates into the protein MTTADPTLPLSPYREIGRDEWARLAAGLDQPLTETEVVELRGIGDRLDLTEVREVYLPLSRLLSLYATATKRLGAATSSFLQEDDTTTPFVVGVAGSVAVGKSTIARLLRELMSRWPGTPRVELVTTDGFLYPNAELERRGLMERKGFPESYDRRALLEFLTEVKSGAAEVRAPFYSHMRYDIVPDAHVVVRRPDVVIVEGLNVLQPPPAPNDVAVSDLFDFSIFVDADTSHIEKWYVDRFLALRQGAFSNPSSYFNVFAHLTDDEAITTALGYWNEINMPNLVENVMPTKHRARLVLNKGVDHSVESVLLRKL